Within the bacterium genome, the region GCTGCATACTATGAACGTCTCCAAGGCGACACTATCGCACGACACTGTCTATCTGGTTACACTGTCTACTGATTACATAAAACTGAAACAACAATGGGTGAACGGTTGTCAGGACTGTCCCTCTTGCAAGCACTGCCACCTCTCTTTCGTAAGGAGGTACTGCTTTTCAGCTACCCACTCACCCCGCTTCTGAAATCCTTGTGGAAGATGCTTCACAAATTGAAAACCATTCTTTTCTAGAATTCGGCCACTCGCTTCATTCCAAACAGCGTGAGAGGAAGTTATCTCCTCTACCTCTACAACTTCAAAAGCAAACTGCACAACCCGCCGAACCGCCTCACTGCCGTATCCCTTCCCCTGATACTGCGGTAATGTAAAGTAACCAATGTACCAAGGAGCAATCTCTTCCCCACACGACTTATTGCTGTGAAGTCCAACTCGGCCGGTAAGACAGCGACTCTTCCGTTCATAAGCGGAGAAGTTAAACT harbors:
- a CDS encoding N-acetyltransferase codes for the protein MKKIPVDTVLESSRLFLKPPVLEDIPVIFEATRTPGFNEGMLWDPPADEGEMLPFFERSLAGWQDLKEFNFSAYERKSRCLTGRVGLHSNKSCGEEIAPWYIGYFTLPQYQGKGYGSEAVRRVVQFAFEVVEVEEITSSHAVWNEASGRILEKNGFQFVKHLPQGFQKRGEWVAEKQYLLTKERWQCLQEGQS